AGCCCGGCCTCGTACGCGTACACCACCACCTGCGCCCGGTCCCGCAGCCCGAGCTTGGCCAGCACCCGCCCGAGGTGCGTCTTCACCGTCGCCTCGGCGACCTCCAGCCGGGCCGCGATCTCGGCGTTCGACAGGCCGCGCGCCACCGACAGCAGCACCTCGCGCTCGCGCGGCGTCAGCTCGGCCGCCGCGACCGGCTCCGGCGACGGGAGCTGGGCGGCGAAGCGGTCCAGCATCCGCCGCAGCGTGGTGGGCGCCACCACGGCGTCGCCGGCGTGCACGTGCCGGATGGCGCTGAGCAGGTCGTCCGGCGGCACGTCCTTCAGCAGGAACCCGGCCGCGCCCGCCTTGACCGCGGCGAAGGCGTACTCGTCGAGGTCGAACGTGGTCAGGATGAGCACCTTCGGCCCGTCGATGCGGCGGGTGGCCTCGACGCCGTCCATGCCGGGCATGCGCACGTCCATGAGGACGACGTCCACCTCGGTCGTGGCCAGCAGCTCCAGGGCGGCCGCGCCGTCGCCGGCCTCCGCCACCACCTCGATGTCCGGCTGCGCGCCCAGCACCATGCGGAAGCCCGCCCGCAGCAGCTCCTGGTCGTCGACCAGCATCACCCGAATCACGGCCCCGCCTCCCTACGCCGCCCTGGCCGTCGGCAGCCGGGCCAGCACCTCGAAGCCGCCGCCGGGGCGCGGCCCGGCCGAGACGGCGCCGCCGTACATGCCGACGCGCTCGCGCATGCCGATGAGCCCGTGCCCGCCCTGCGCGTGCGGCGCCGTCGCGCCCCTGCCGTCGTCGGTGACCCGCACCACCAGCTCGGGGCCGTCGTACCGGATCTCGACCAGCGCCCGGACGTCCGGGCCGCCGTGCTTGAGCGCGTTCGTCAGCGCCTCCTGGACGATGCGGTAGACGGCGAGCTGCTGGCCCTCGGGCAGCTCGCCGGGCGCGCCCGCCACCACCAGCCGGGCCGGCACGCCCGCGCCCCGCACCAGCTCGTCGAGCTGGTCCAGACCGGGCTGCGGGGTGTAGTCGGTGTCGGCGGGGCCGCCGTCGCGGAGCACGCCGAGCAGGCGGCGCATCTCGGCCAGCGCGGCCCGGCCGGTCTTCGAGATCGCCCGGACCGCCTGGCGGGCCTGCTCGGGGTCGCTGTCGAGGGCGTAGCCCGCGCCGTCGGCCTGGACCACCATGACGCTCACGTTGTGGGCCACGACGTCGTGCAGCTCGCGGGCGATGCGGGCGCGCTCGGCCGCCGCCGCCATCCTGGCCTGCTGGTCGCGCTCGCGCTCGGCCCGCTCGGCGCGTTCCTCCAGGCCCTCCAGGTAGCGGCGGCGGGTGCCGGCGTA
The Actinomadura luzonensis genome window above contains:
- a CDS encoding response regulator transcription factor; translation: MIRVMLVDDQELLRAGFRMVLGAQPDIEVVAEAGDGAAALELLATTEVDVVLMDVRMPGMDGVEATRRIDGPKVLILTTFDLDEYAFAAVKAGAAGFLLKDVPPDDLLSAIRHVHAGDAVVAPTTLRRMLDRFAAQLPSPEPVAAAELTPREREVLLSVARGLSNAEIAARLEVAEATVKTHLGRVLAKLGLRDRAQVVVYAYEAGLIVPAPRPKV
- a CDS encoding sensor histidine kinase gives rise to the protein MFGRVRTWSRSHEKLASALRVAPLAALCGLLAVPYATSAVPIGGTYLDLGGYLALSAALLAPLLRLARPVPSFAVIALISFGQWLAGVDPLPANLAVLVALWAVAYRCAFRWALAAGLVAELGMWMALVNWESPSFGTFFSGSIFVVTIWLFGLYAGTRRRYLEGLEERAERAERERDQQARMAAAAERARIARELHDVVAHNVSVMVVQADGAGYALDSDPEQARQAVRAISKTGRAALAEMRRLLGVLRDGGPADTDYTPQPGLDQLDELVRGAGVPARLVVAGAPGELPEGQQLAVYRIVQEALTNALKHGGPDVRALVEIRYDGPELVVRVTDDGRGATAPHAQGGHGLIGMRERVGMYGGAVSAGPRPGGGFEVLARLPTARAA